The Carassius carassius chromosome 9, fCarCar2.1, whole genome shotgun sequence genome includes a region encoding these proteins:
- the LOC132149753 gene encoding GTPase IMAP family member 4-like: MQMSIQDLRVVLLGVCGAGKSSTANAILGQKVFKESRTRESEKQTGRVKDRNISIIDTPGFFNTQLNDEEMKNEMIKSLYLCHPGPHLFLLVINLDTFREEQRNLVEQIQENFGAQAFKFTMVLVTGREKMSRKEWMAFILNTKFKELISHCRDNFHAINSKSEINRTHITKLLEKIDEIIKQNDGQHYNNDIFSFSPTKSIKEKRKQQQKNEMRQEQTKIQQETFEIESEMAERTEKQNLRETERIHASEENTGEGKVVRTSSVRSLAILFEKMEETSTVQTPKAGKTSRIWGQKKQPTTTEQHLTKAGNKGSKRTKTQGSPGGTPLDEPAVATRANSAVGSGPLAHPAETGSSLSSEQDNMASSAQPLGPAPLAS; the protein is encoded by the exons ATGCAAATGAGCATCCAG GATCTGAGGGTTGTGCTGCTGGGAGTCTGTGGAGCTGGAAAAAGTTCAACAGCAAATGCAATACTGGGTCAAAAGGTGTTTAAAGAGAGCAGAACCAGAGAGAGTGAGAAACAGACAGGAAGAGTAAAAGACAGAAACATCTCCATCATCGACACACCAGGATTCTTCAACACTCAACTGAATGATGAAGAGATGAAGAATGAAATGATAAAGAGTCTGTATCTCTGTCATCCTGGTCCTCACCTGTTCCTGCTCGTCATCAACCTGGACACCTTCAGAGAGGAGCAGAGGAACCTTGTGGAGCAAATCCAGGAGAACTTTGGAGCTCAAGCTTTCAAGTTCACAATGGTTCTGGTCactggaagagaaaaaatgtCAAGGAAAGAATGGATGGCCTTCATACTTAATACAAAATTTAAAGAGTTGATCAGTCACTGCAGAGATAATTTTCATGCGATCAACAGTAAAAGTGAGATTAATCGGACTCACATCACAAAGCTTCTGGAGAAGATTGATGAAATTATCAAACAGAATGATGGCCAGCATTACAATAATGATATTTTCTCATTTTCTCCAACAAagagcataaaagaaaaaagaaaacaacagcaaaagaaTGAGATGAGACAAGAGCAAACAAAAATACAGCAGGagacatttgaaatagaaagtgAAATGGCAGAGAGAACCGAGAAGCAAAATCTTAGAGAAACCGAGAGAATTCATGCATCTGAAGAAAACACTGGTGAAGGGAAGGTGGTTCGTACATCGTCAGTAAGATCACTGGCTATCTTATTTGAAAAAATGGAGGAAACATCTACTGTCCAGACACCAAAAGCTGGAAAAACAAGCAGAATATGGGGCCAGAAGAAACAACCGACAACAACAGAACAACATTTGACCAAAGCAG GTAATAAGGGAAGTaagagaacaaaaacacaaggTTCTCCTGGTGGAACCCCTTTGGATGAACCAGCTGTGGCTACCAGAGCTAACTCAGCTGTTGGTAGTGGCCCCTTGGCCCATCCTGCTGAGACCGGATCTTCTCTCTCAAGCGAACAGGACAATATGGCATCCTCAGCCCAACCTTTGGGCCCTGCACCACTGGCCTCTTGA